A genomic stretch from Chloroflexota bacterium includes:
- a CDS encoding HlyC/CorC family transporter — MWLELFIWTGFAILAAGASVVEATAQAVREIQPTTKTARTNRLEFWGGAVGMVATALDGAMVVAMFLPVTVDMGILALGVAISTIVVMAFGNVARKWARNHLDQLVLPLFGDTVPFLPLAEPRDDSLQAEVTRDETVEQMVDASERVGLIESDERQMISGILQLDQTLVREIMVPRIDVIAIEVETSLYDALDVMIDGAHSRVPVYEETIDRIVGLLYAKDVLRLLRDGKTDTTLRELARPAYLVPESKRLDELLQELQKNQVHMAIVVDEYGGTAGIVTIEDVLEEIVGEIQDEYDTGEPPLVERLGENEGVFDARVNLDEVNEILGLTLPTDNNTLGGLIYQRLEKMPKVGDQVRVDDVTIAVLNVLGRRIKKVRVTKSFNEQVEP; from the coding sequence ATGTGGCTTGAATTATTTATCTGGACCGGTTTCGCGATTCTCGCGGCAGGGGCGAGTGTGGTCGAAGCGACCGCGCAAGCCGTGCGCGAGATTCAACCGACCACGAAAACTGCGCGCACCAACCGACTCGAATTCTGGGGCGGTGCTGTTGGCATGGTCGCCACCGCGCTCGACGGGGCGATGGTCGTAGCGATGTTTTTGCCGGTGACGGTGGACATGGGCATACTCGCGCTGGGTGTCGCGATTTCAACCATCGTCGTGATGGCGTTCGGAAATGTCGCGCGCAAGTGGGCGCGCAATCATCTCGACCAACTCGTTCTGCCTTTGTTCGGCGACACCGTACCATTTCTGCCGCTCGCCGAACCGCGCGACGATTCACTGCAAGCCGAAGTCACGCGCGACGAAACCGTCGAGCAAATGGTGGACGCCAGCGAACGCGTCGGCTTGATCGAATCGGACGAGCGGCAGATGATCAGCGGCATTCTGCAACTCGATCAAACGCTCGTGCGCGAGATCATGGTGCCGCGCATTGACGTGATCGCGATCGAAGTGGAAACGTCGCTGTACGACGCGCTCGACGTGATGATTGACGGCGCGCACTCGCGCGTGCCGGTGTACGAGGAAACGATAGATCGCATCGTCGGACTACTTTACGCGAAGGATGTGTTGCGGCTGTTGCGCGACGGCAAGACGGATACGACGTTGCGCGAACTCGCGCGTCCGGCGTACCTCGTGCCGGAATCGAAACGCCTCGATGAACTGTTGCAGGAATTGCAGAAGAACCAAGTCCACATGGCAATCGTCGTGGACGAGTACGGTGGCACCGCCGGCATCGTCACCATCGAGGATGTGCTCGAAGAAATCGTCGGCGAAATCCAGGACGAGTACGACACCGGCGAGCCGCCGCTTGTCGAACGGCTCGGCGAGAACGAAGGCGTGTTCGACGCGCGCGTCAACCTGGACGAAGTGAATGAAATTCTGGGGTTGACTCTGCCGACCGACAACAACACGCTCGGCGGCTTGATCTACCAACGCCTCGAAAAAATGCCCAAGGTTGGCGACCAGGTGCGCGTGGATGATGTGACGATTGCGGTATTGAATGTGCTCGGACGGCGCATCAAAAAAGTGCGCGTCACCAAATCGTTCAACGAACAGGTGGAACCATGA
- the cdd gene encoding cytidine deaminase, translated as MKVDLEQLVATARAARLNAYAPYSNYAVGAAVLTTSGKIFSGCNVENAAYPSGLCAERVAIFKAVSDGERVIRAMAVVTQNGASPCGGCRQVISEFAADDAVIVLAAPRGKRRKRFTMKEILPMRFGAKHLT; from the coding sequence ATGAAGGTAGATTTAGAACAGCTGGTCGCGACGGCGCGTGCGGCGCGCTTGAACGCATACGCGCCGTACTCGAATTACGCGGTTGGCGCGGCGGTGTTGACGACATCGGGAAAAATTTTTTCGGGTTGCAACGTCGAGAACGCGGCATATCCGTCCGGCTTATGCGCGGAACGCGTCGCGATTTTCAAAGCCGTGTCCGACGGCGAACGCGTGATTCGCGCGATGGCGGTCGTCACGCAGAACGGCGCGTCACCGTGCGGCGGATGCCGCCAAGTGATTTCCGAATTTGCGGCGGACGACGCGGTAATCGTGCTCGCCGCGCCGCGCGGCAAACGGCGCAAGCGATTCACGATGAAAGAAATTTTACCGATGCGTTTCGGCGCAAAACATCTCACGTAA